One genomic window of Niveibacterium sp. SC-1 includes the following:
- a CDS encoding HDOD domain-containing protein translates to MLSKPFTELSSYVSYFRNIDIPVLRRTERVLAELRRDEDIVSARQIAAAVLDDPLMALRLLAYLQRNRGRNQNHDITTIDRAIMMIGLTPFFRQFGILPTAEEHLAKHPKALIGLLKVINRAKRASVFARDFALLRHDIDVDEVTVAALLHEVAEILCWSFAPELIQQTQALQQANPGMRSALAQKATLGVAIADLQVALVREYQLPELLIALMDPANAENPRVRTVVLACDLARHSALGWTDEALPDDFRAISTLIRTPPWMVMERVGVPPDSAFFEIPDLARPEIDAN, encoded by the coding sequence ATGCTGAGCAAACCCTTTACCGAGCTGAGCAGTTACGTTTCCTATTTCCGCAACATCGATATCCCGGTGCTGCGCAGGACCGAACGCGTGCTCGCCGAACTGCGCCGTGACGAAGACATTGTCTCCGCGCGCCAGATCGCGGCCGCCGTGCTGGACGACCCGCTGATGGCCCTGCGCCTGCTCGCCTACCTCCAGCGCAACCGCGGGCGCAACCAGAACCACGACATCACGACCATCGACCGGGCGATCATGATGATCGGCCTAACGCCTTTCTTCCGGCAGTTCGGCATCCTGCCCACGGCAGAAGAGCACCTGGCCAAGCATCCCAAGGCGCTGATCGGCCTCCTGAAGGTCATCAACCGGGCCAAGCGCGCCTCGGTCTTCGCCCGTGACTTCGCCCTGCTGCGCCACGACATCGACGTCGACGAAGTCACCGTGGCCGCACTGCTGCACGAGGTGGCGGAGATCCTCTGCTGGAGCTTCGCACCCGAATTGATCCAGCAGACGCAAGCACTGCAGCAAGCCAACCCCGGCATGCGCAGCGCGCTGGCGCAGAAGGCAACCCTGGGCGTGGCAATCGCCGACCTGCAGGTCGCCCTGGTCCGCGAGTACCAGCTGCCAGAACTGCTGATCGCCCTGATGGATCCCGCCAACGCCGAGAATCCACGCGTGCGCACCGTCGTGTTGGCCTGCGACCTGGCGCGCCATTCGGCGCTCGGCTGGACCGACGAAGCCTTGCCCGACGACTTCCGCGCCATCTCGACCCTGATCCGCACGCCGCCCTGGATGGTGATGGAGCGCGTCGGAGTCCCGCCCGACTCAGCCTTCTTCGAGATCCCGGATCTGGCGCGGCCCGAGATCGACGCCAACTGA
- a CDS encoding oxidoreductase, protein MQEFRAFLIEQDAARQVRAGFTRLREDQLDAGDVLIRVIYSSINYKDALAATGQGRIVRRFPCVGGIDLAGIVERSAAPRFKPGDPVLATSYDIGVAHHGGYAELALVPGGWVVPLPEGLNLRQSMALGTAGFTAAFGVQRMELNGLKPENGPVLVNGATGGVGSLAVDMLARRGYEVVALTGKAAETEWLRELGATRVMLRNEIDFSQIKPMDKGLWAGAIDNLGGDVLAWLASTMKPWGTIASIGLAAGTQLNTTVMPFILRGVSLLGVDSGYVGAALREQVWARLASDLKPAHLDALTREVPFESLPEEFGKFIAGQARGRTVVRIGQD, encoded by the coding sequence ATGCAGGAATTCCGGGCGTTCTTGATTGAGCAGGATGCCGCGCGGCAGGTTCGCGCGGGTTTCACGCGTTTGCGCGAAGATCAGCTCGACGCCGGCGATGTCCTGATCCGCGTGATCTATTCCAGCATCAACTACAAGGACGCCCTGGCCGCGACGGGTCAGGGTCGGATCGTACGACGCTTTCCCTGCGTCGGCGGCATCGATCTCGCGGGCATCGTGGAACGTAGCGCTGCGCCGCGCTTCAAGCCGGGCGATCCGGTTCTCGCCACTTCCTACGATATCGGGGTTGCCCACCACGGCGGCTATGCCGAACTGGCCCTGGTGCCGGGTGGCTGGGTGGTGCCTTTGCCGGAAGGCCTGAACCTGCGCCAGTCCATGGCCTTGGGCACGGCCGGCTTCACGGCGGCCTTCGGCGTGCAGCGGATGGAGCTCAACGGGCTCAAACCCGAGAACGGCCCGGTGCTGGTCAATGGCGCCACCGGTGGCGTGGGCTCACTGGCTGTCGACATGCTGGCGCGCCGCGGCTACGAGGTCGTGGCGCTGACTGGCAAGGCTGCCGAAACCGAATGGCTGCGTGAGCTGGGCGCGACGCGGGTGATGCTGCGTAACGAAATCGATTTCTCTCAGATCAAGCCGATGGACAAGGGCCTGTGGGCCGGCGCGATCGACAATCTGGGCGGCGACGTGCTCGCCTGGCTCGCCAGCACCATGAAGCCTTGGGGCACGATCGCCAGCATCGGGCTCGCGGCCGGCACCCAGCTCAACACCACGGTCATGCCCTTCATCCTGCGGGGCGTGAGCTTGCTTGGCGTCGACTCCGGCTACGTTGGCGCGGCGCTGCGCGAACAGGTCTGGGCGCGGCTTGCTTCCGATCTCAAGCCGGCGCATCTGGATGCGCTGACGCGGGAAGTCCCTTTTGAATCCCTGCCCGAGGAATTCGGGAAATTCATCGCTGGCCAGGCGCGCGGTCGTACCGTCGTGCGTATCGGCCAGGACTAA
- a CDS encoding response regulator: MSIAPDNNSPQLPRVLIVDDSRMVRASLIKQIRANFDVREEADGEAGWQALLLDPTIEVVISDIGMPKLDGFGLLGRIRASKLARIQELPVIIISGEDENEAREKAKTAGATDFITKGTPTVELLARLDALVKLAQTRRELEKSREQLVRNYHGDVSVMAIEIDHFVELSERYGHHVAQLIHRKMSKLLSAKVRKEDTVAHLAEGQFAIISPSADLDACGAFALRMRRAIETIVMTYKEERIRITLTVGLASAHGDRHMTLEELIALAVARVADGKTMGGNIVVSDSGEVTPENVGRFSRLAVSVDHALTQLRTGSVDEVRRRLRELVGTMMPLLEFIDTEYRTGMPLGLLAERANLINIERTEVGAPIRAPH, encoded by the coding sequence ATGAGCATCGCCCCGGACAACAACAGCCCGCAGCTTCCTCGGGTGCTGATCGTCGACGACTCGCGCATGGTGCGGGCGTCCCTGATCAAGCAGATCCGCGCGAACTTCGACGTGCGCGAGGAAGCCGACGGCGAGGCCGGCTGGCAGGCGCTCCTGCTGGATCCGACAATCGAGGTGGTGATCTCCGACATCGGCATGCCCAAGCTCGACGGCTTCGGCCTGCTCGGGCGCATCCGCGCTTCCAAGCTCGCGCGCATTCAGGAACTGCCGGTCATCATCATCTCCGGCGAGGACGAGAACGAAGCGCGCGAGAAGGCCAAGACCGCCGGCGCGACCGACTTCATCACCAAGGGCACGCCGACGGTTGAACTGCTCGCCCGCCTCGACGCGCTGGTGAAACTCGCGCAGACCCGCCGCGAGCTGGAGAAGAGTCGCGAGCAGCTGGTGCGCAACTACCACGGCGACGTCAGCGTGATGGCGATCGAGATCGACCATTTCGTCGAACTCTCCGAGCGCTATGGCCATCACGTGGCGCAGCTCATCCACCGCAAGATGTCCAAGCTGCTCTCCGCCAAGGTGCGCAAGGAGGACACGGTCGCCCACCTGGCCGAAGGCCAGTTCGCGATCATCTCGCCATCGGCCGATCTCGACGCCTGCGGGGCTTTCGCTTTGCGCATGCGTCGCGCGATCGAGACCATCGTGATGACCTACAAGGAAGAGCGCATCCGCATCACGCTCACCGTGGGTCTGGCGAGCGCGCATGGCGATCGCCACATGACGCTCGAAGAGCTCATCGCGCTTGCGGTTGCGCGCGTGGCTGATGGCAAGACCATGGGTGGCAACATCGTAGTCTCCGATTCGGGCGAGGTCACACCGGAGAATGTGGGCCGCTTCAGCCGCCTGGCGGTGAGCGTCGATCACGCGCTCACCCAGCTGCGCACTGGCTCAGTGGACGAAGTGCGCCGCCGCCTGCGCGAACTCGTGGGCACGATGATGCCGCTGCTCGAATTCATCGACACCGAATATCGCACCGGCATGCCGCTGGGGCTGTTGGCTGAGCGCGCCAATCTGATCAACATCGAGCGCACCGAAGTCGGCGCACCGATCCGCGCGCCGCACTGA
- the secF gene encoding protein translocase subunit SecF, giving the protein MEFFRIKKDIPFMRHALIFNVISFVTFLLAVFFLATRGLHFSVEFTGGTVMEVNYAQPPHLDQLRETLTKAGYADAQVQNFNTARDVMIRLPNRGNADSKAVSAQVIQTLSQGADKPELRRVEFVGPQVGKELASDGALALLLVVIGIVLYLAIRFEWRLAVSAIVANLHDVVIILGFFAFFQWEFSLPVLAAVLAVLGYSVNESVVVFDRVRETFRNSRKRGLSVSEVIDHAITSTISRTIITHGSTEMMILSMLIFGGDTLHYFALAITIGILFGIYSSVLVAAPLARWLGVKREQFIVQPKLKQEAVV; this is encoded by the coding sequence ATGGAATTCTTCCGCATCAAGAAAGACATCCCGTTCATGCGGCACGCGTTGATCTTCAACGTGATCTCTTTCGTGACCTTCCTGCTGGCTGTCTTCTTCCTCGCCACCCGCGGACTCCACTTCTCGGTGGAGTTCACCGGCGGCACGGTGATGGAAGTGAACTACGCCCAGCCGCCGCATCTGGACCAGTTGCGGGAAACGCTGACCAAGGCGGGCTACGCCGACGCGCAGGTGCAGAACTTCAACACCGCGCGCGACGTGATGATCCGCCTGCCTAACCGTGGCAACGCCGATAGCAAGGCCGTGTCGGCCCAGGTCATCCAGACCTTGAGCCAGGGCGCGGACAAGCCGGAGCTGCGTCGCGTGGAGTTCGTCGGCCCGCAGGTAGGCAAGGAACTCGCCTCGGACGGGGCGCTTGCCCTGCTGCTGGTGGTGATCGGTATCGTGCTCTATCTCGCCATCCGCTTCGAGTGGCGGCTCGCGGTGTCCGCCATCGTGGCCAACCTGCACGACGTGGTGATCATCCTGGGCTTCTTCGCCTTCTTCCAGTGGGAGTTCTCGCTCCCGGTGCTGGCGGCGGTGCTGGCGGTGCTCGGCTACTCGGTGAACGAGTCCGTGGTCGTGTTCGACCGTGTGCGCGAAACCTTCCGCAACAGCCGCAAGCGCGGCCTGTCGGTGTCGGAAGTGATCGACCACGCGATCACCAGCACGATCTCGCGGACCATCATCACCCACGGTTCCACCGAAATGATGATCCTGTCGATGCTGATCTTCGGTGGCGATACCCTGCACTACTTCGCGCTCGCCATCACCATCGGCATCCTGTTCGGCATCTACTCCTCGGTGCTGGTCGCAGCCCCGCTCGCCCGCTGGCTCGGCGTAAAGCGCGAGCAGTTCATCGTGCAGCCCAAGCTCAAGCAGGAAGCTGTCGTCTGA
- the secD gene encoding protein translocase subunit SecD yields the protein MNRYPLWKNLLILVVLFFGIVYTLPNFYGEVPAVQISSAKATVKLPVDARDRVDAALRQAGIPHDGIFTDLNSVRARFTNADQQLKAKDVIEHTFNPDPKDPTYVVALNLLSASPKWLTAIHALPMYLGLDLRGGVHFLLQVDMQGAITKRLDSTTSDIRTMLREKNLRHGGITRDGQNLVVRFRDNDTRDQARALLRDRLPELQLADKTDGDDLLLIGSLTLQSQRKIQEDAVKQNITTLNKRVNELGVAEPVIQQQGADRIVVQLPGVQDVAKAKDLIGRTATLEVRMVDEAALQSGSNVGVDVFPERRKDGSVLPIPVKKQVVLTGDRFNGADSAFDSNHQPAVAVNLDAAGGRVMLDITRENIGKRMAIILFERNKGEAISVATIQGEFSNRFQITGQFTSEETNQLSILIRSGSLAAPMEIIEERTIGPSLGAENIKKGFDSTLWGFIAIAIFMIVYYAVFGLISVAALAANLMLLLALLSLMQATLTLPGIAAIAFTLGMAIDANVLINERIREELRNGSTPQAAISAGYERAFGTILDSNVTTLIAGIALLIFGSGPVRGFAVVHCLGILTSMFSSVMVARMLTNFIYGRRRKLEKLAIGQVWRPSADKA from the coding sequence ATGAATCGCTACCCGCTCTGGAAGAACCTCCTGATCCTGGTGGTTCTGTTCTTCGGCATCGTCTATACCCTGCCGAACTTCTACGGCGAAGTGCCCGCCGTACAGATCTCGAGTGCCAAAGCCACGGTCAAGCTGCCCGTCGATGCGCGTGACCGTGTGGACGCGGCGCTGCGCCAGGCGGGTATCCCGCACGACGGCATCTTCACCGACCTGAATTCGGTCCGAGCCCGCTTCACGAACGCCGACCAGCAGCTCAAGGCGAAGGACGTGATCGAGCACACCTTCAATCCGGACCCCAAGGACCCAACCTACGTCGTGGCCTTGAACCTGCTCTCCGCGAGCCCCAAGTGGCTGACCGCAATCCACGCGCTGCCGATGTACCTGGGCCTGGACCTGCGAGGCGGCGTGCACTTCCTGCTGCAGGTGGACATGCAGGGCGCGATCACCAAGCGCCTGGATTCGACCACCTCGGACATCCGCACCATGCTGCGGGAGAAGAACCTGCGGCACGGCGGCATCACCCGTGACGGCCAGAACCTGGTGGTGCGCTTCCGCGACAACGACACCCGCGATCAGGCGCGTGCGCTCCTGCGTGACCGCCTGCCGGAACTGCAACTCGCCGACAAGACCGACGGCGACGATCTCTTGCTGATCGGCAGCCTGACGCTGCAGTCGCAGCGCAAGATCCAGGAAGACGCGGTCAAGCAGAACATCACCACGCTGAACAAGCGGGTCAACGAACTCGGCGTCGCCGAGCCGGTGATCCAGCAGCAAGGCGCCGACCGCATCGTCGTGCAACTGCCCGGCGTGCAGGACGTGGCCAAGGCCAAGGACCTGATCGGCCGCACGGCCACGCTGGAAGTGCGCATGGTCGACGAAGCCGCCCTGCAGTCCGGCAGCAACGTCGGCGTCGATGTCTTCCCCGAACGCCGCAAGGACGGTTCGGTCTTGCCGATCCCCGTGAAGAAGCAGGTCGTCCTCACCGGCGACCGCTTCAACGGCGCGGACTCTGCCTTTGACTCCAACCACCAGCCCGCAGTGGCGGTGAACCTGGACGCCGCCGGCGGCCGCGTGATGCTCGACATCACGCGCGAGAACATCGGCAAGCGCATGGCGATCATCCTGTTCGAGCGCAACAAGGGTGAAGCGATTTCCGTCGCGACGATCCAGGGCGAGTTTTCCAACCGCTTCCAGATCACCGGCCAGTTCACCTCCGAGGAAACGAACCAGCTCTCGATCCTGATCCGTTCCGGCTCGCTCGCCGCGCCGATGGAGATCATCGAGGAACGCACGATCGGCCCGAGCCTGGGCGCCGAGAACATCAAGAAGGGCTTCGACTCGACCCTGTGGGGCTTCATCGCGATCGCGATCTTCATGATCGTGTACTACGCGGTGTTCGGCCTGATCTCGGTGGCCGCTCTCGCGGCCAACCTGATGCTGCTGCTCGCGCTGCTCTCGCTGATGCAGGCGACGCTGACCTTGCCGGGTATCGCGGCCATCGCCTTCACGCTGGGTATGGCGATCGACGCGAACGTGCTGATCAACGAGCGGATCCGCGAAGAGCTGCGCAACGGCTCGACGCCGCAGGCGGCCATTTCAGCGGGCTACGAGCGCGCCTTTGGCACCATCCTCGACTCGAACGTCACGACGCTGATCGCCGGCATCGCCCTGCTGATTTTCGGCAGCGGCCCGGTGCGCGGGTTTGCGGTGGTGCACTGCCTGGGCATCCTGACCTCGATGTTCAGCTCGGTCATGGTGGCCCGCATGCTCACCAACTTCATCTACGGCCGCCGTCGCAAGCTCGAGAAGCTCGCCATCGGCCAGGTGTGGCGTCCTTCGGCCGACAAGGCCTGA
- the yajC gene encoding preprotein translocase subunit YajC: MLISNAYAQTAGAADPTSGIVGLLPLVLMFVVMWFLMIRPQQKKAKEHRALLEALSKGDEIVTSGGIAGKVTQTGETYVKVEIADGVEVQVHKPAISSVLPKGTLKSV; encoded by the coding sequence GTGCTGATTTCCAATGCCTATGCCCAGACCGCGGGCGCCGCGGATCCCACCAGCGGCATCGTGGGCCTGCTGCCGCTGGTCCTCATGTTCGTGGTCATGTGGTTTCTCATGATCCGTCCGCAGCAGAAGAAGGCGAAGGAACACCGCGCCCTGCTCGAAGCCCTGTCCAAGGGCGACGAAATCGTGACCTCCGGCGGCATCGCCGGCAAGGTCACCCAGACCGGCGAGACCTACGTGAAGGTCGAGATCGCCGACGGCGTCGAAGTGCAGGTGCACAAGCCCGCCATCAGCTCCGTACTGCCCAAGGGCACGCTCAAGAGCGTCTAA